The following proteins come from a genomic window of Micromonospora echinofusca:
- a CDS encoding SpcZ gives MSGPAEPPAWLAAMLAALAESHDPATAPHWRRRVDVELDRLAGRVPFRVVYDWHARVLAPAPGGDAGRLVHDLHRRALTGDRAGAHEWRDALRPALRELYRAAYPYAEARAVAHANAHAYATANGYGPDEVAGFAAHYADLSTGANAAAFADANALAVADALAQALARADAAAYAEAYPAALARAYALAAANRAGGAGATRVLRAAYGRLGGALAESLRDVSD, from the coding sequence ATGAGCGGGCCTGCGGAGCCGCCGGCCTGGCTGGCGGCGATGCTCGCCGCGCTTGCCGAGAGCCACGACCCGGCCACCGCGCCGCACTGGCGGCGGCGGGTGGACGTCGAACTCGACCGGCTCGCCGGCCGGGTGCCGTTCCGGGTGGTGTACGACTGGCACGCGCGCGTCCTCGCCCCGGCGCCCGGCGGCGACGCCGGCCGGCTGGTGCACGACCTGCACCGACGGGCGCTCACCGGCGACCGGGCCGGGGCGCACGAGTGGCGCGACGCCCTCCGGCCCGCCCTGCGCGAGCTGTACCGGGCCGCCTACCCGTACGCCGAGGCCCGGGCGGTCGCGCACGCCAACGCCCACGCCTACGCGACCGCCAACGGCTACGGCCCGGACGAGGTCGCCGGGTTCGCCGCGCACTACGCCGACCTCAGCACCGGGGCCAACGCGGCGGCGTTCGCCGACGCCAACGCCCTCGCCGTCGCCGACGCGCTGGCGCAGGCCCTGGCGCGGGCCGACGCCGCGGCGTACGCCGAGGCGTACCCGGCCGCCCTGGCGCGCGCGTACGCCCTGGCGGCAGCGAACCGGGCCGGCGGGGCGGGCGCGACGCGCGTGCTCCGGGCGGCGTACGGACGGCTGGGCGGGGCGCTGGCCGAAAGTCTGCGCGACGTGTCGGATTGA
- a CDS encoding non-ribosomal peptide synthetase, translating into MDVFEFPASAAQRRMWLLDQLDPGQPTYHVGWAVWLDGPLDPAALDGAWAAAVARHEILRTTFRANGGRPIQVIDDDARAGAIEVVALDRLPEADREAAARAALREHARTPMPLERGPLARVKLLRLAAQRHVLALVAHHAIVDGWSLRLLCDELSADYEALRAGRPPVSVEPPLQYADFALWEREHIDAGGHAEAERFWPAELADAPPEVPLPVDRPHPDRLSPAAAEVAVPVDGELAGALRRLAGARGSTLFAVLLTAYAALLSRLSGADEVLVGVPVAGRTRIETEPMLGLFANTVAIRAALHGDPTLAELLDRVHATTARAQAHQDLPFARVVELCRPQRQPSRAPLVQVMCTVEEALAPVERGALRWRPELVPTGTGKFELELAAVAGPDELSVRLRYLTDLFDPASAGRFADALAAILAALATAPQTRVCDVDLLSPATADLVTRVWPAVRSGSLPPPGCTAAALVADVDAGDRVVIAGDDATLTGSAVRRLAAGIAAGLRGLGVRAQETVGIVLPRGARPLPALLGVWRLGAAYLPLDPTHPPGRLRAMLADAGVRVVVTDSGAVPAPLLAELTASTTLLDLAAQAPADSGAGPADAETQPVLPPPCAVPATAAAYVLFTSGSTGRPKAVTVTQGAVAHLLHAFREMVPLGPADRVLSVSPFAFDIALLDLLLPLLCGAPVVVAGEDDVIDGNRLRRLLATTGTTMLQATPTTWRMLVAAGGVPPGVRLRLSGGEALPRALADALTEPGTRLWNLYGPTETTVYSTGAEVEAGSSAPPDLGPAVAGSRVYVLDRWLRPVPPGVVGEVCIGGAGVGRGYVGAPGWTAGRFVPDPFTPGGRLYRSGDLGRWLPSGRIEPLGRADRQVKVRGFRVETAEVEAVLRGHPQVRDAVVTATSDVDHDGVRLVGYVVTDPPATDPPAGLAEYARRFLPAHMVPAVLVALPEVPRTSRGKLDLRALPVPARGAGLGGAPVAPRTPLERELAALVADLLGLPGPVGVADNFFVLGGHSVKATQLMARIWTAYGIDLPVRTLFDDPTVAGLAAAVSAAGAATAKGAGAAGTGGAGYLDTLTDDDVDDLLASMDRPSGWDG; encoded by the coding sequence ATGGACGTCTTCGAGTTCCCGGCGTCGGCCGCGCAGCGGCGGATGTGGCTGCTCGACCAGCTCGACCCGGGTCAGCCCACCTACCACGTCGGCTGGGCGGTGTGGCTGGACGGCCCGCTGGACCCTGCCGCGCTCGACGGGGCCTGGGCGGCGGCGGTCGCGCGGCACGAGATCCTGCGCACCACGTTCCGGGCCAACGGCGGACGGCCGATCCAGGTGATCGACGACGACGCCCGGGCGGGCGCCATCGAGGTCGTGGCCCTGGACCGGCTGCCGGAGGCGGACCGGGAGGCGGCGGCCCGGGCCGCGCTGCGCGAGCACGCCCGCACCCCGATGCCGTTGGAGCGGGGGCCGCTGGCCCGGGTCAAGCTGCTGCGTCTGGCCGCGCAGCGGCACGTCCTGGCGCTGGTGGCGCACCACGCGATCGTCGACGGCTGGTCGTTGCGGCTGCTCTGCGACGAGCTCTCCGCCGACTACGAGGCGCTGCGCGCCGGCCGGCCGCCCGTGTCGGTCGAGCCGCCCCTCCAGTACGCCGACTTCGCCCTCTGGGAGCGGGAGCACATCGACGCGGGCGGCCACGCCGAGGCGGAACGCTTCTGGCCGGCCGAGCTGGCCGATGCCCCGCCGGAGGTGCCGCTCCCGGTCGACCGCCCGCACCCCGACCGGCTGTCGCCGGCCGCCGCCGAGGTGGCGGTGCCGGTCGACGGGGAGCTGGCCGGGGCGCTGCGCCGCCTGGCCGGGGCGCGGGGCAGCACCCTCTTCGCCGTGCTGCTGACCGCGTACGCGGCCCTGCTGTCGCGGCTCAGCGGCGCGGACGAGGTGCTCGTCGGCGTGCCCGTGGCGGGGCGTACCCGGATCGAGACCGAGCCGATGCTGGGCCTCTTCGCCAACACCGTCGCGATCCGGGCGGCGCTGCACGGGGACCCGACGCTCGCCGAACTCCTCGACCGGGTGCACGCCACCACCGCGCGCGCCCAGGCCCACCAGGACCTGCCGTTCGCGCGGGTGGTCGAGCTGTGCCGGCCGCAGCGGCAGCCGTCGCGGGCGCCGCTGGTGCAGGTGATGTGCACGGTCGAGGAGGCCCTGGCGCCGGTGGAGCGGGGGGCGCTGCGCTGGCGGCCGGAGCTGGTGCCCACCGGCACCGGCAAGTTCGAGCTGGAGCTGGCCGCCGTCGCCGGCCCGGACGAGTTGTCGGTGCGGCTGCGCTACCTCACCGACCTCTTCGACCCGGCCAGCGCGGGTCGCTTCGCCGACGCCCTGGCCGCGATCCTGGCGGCGCTGGCGACCGCCCCGCAGACCCGGGTGTGCGACGTGGACCTGCTCTCCCCCGCGACGGCGGACCTCGTCACCCGGGTGTGGCCGGCGGTCCGGTCCGGGTCCCTTCCGCCTCCCGGGTGCACCGCGGCGGCGCTCGTGGCCGACGTCGACGCCGGCGACCGGGTGGTGATCGCGGGCGACGACGCGACCCTGACCGGCAGCGCGGTGCGCCGGCTGGCCGCCGGCATCGCCGCCGGGCTGCGCGGGCTCGGCGTACGGGCCCAGGAGACCGTGGGCATCGTCCTGCCCCGGGGAGCGCGGCCGCTCCCGGCGCTGCTGGGCGTCTGGCGGCTCGGGGCGGCGTACCTGCCGCTCGACCCGACCCACCCGCCGGGGCGGCTGCGGGCGATGCTCGCCGACGCCGGGGTGCGCGTGGTCGTCACCGACAGTGGCGCCGTCCCCGCGCCCCTGCTGGCCGAACTGACCGCGTCGACGACCCTGCTCGACCTGGCCGCGCAGGCGCCGGCCGACTCCGGGGCGGGACCGGCCGACGCGGAGACGCAGCCGGTTCTGCCGCCGCCGTGTGCGGTGCCGGCGACGGCGGCGGCGTACGTGCTGTTCACCTCGGGGTCCACCGGCCGGCCCAAGGCGGTCACCGTCACCCAGGGCGCGGTGGCGCACCTGCTGCACGCGTTCCGGGAGATGGTCCCGCTGGGGCCGGCCGACCGGGTCCTCTCGGTGAGCCCGTTCGCGTTCGACATCGCCCTGCTCGACCTGCTCCTGCCGCTGCTGTGCGGCGCGCCGGTGGTGGTCGCCGGCGAGGACGACGTGATCGACGGCAACCGGCTGCGGCGGCTGCTCGCCACGACCGGGACGACGATGCTCCAGGCGACGCCGACGACGTGGCGGATGCTGGTGGCGGCCGGCGGGGTGCCGCCCGGGGTGCGGCTGCGCCTCAGTGGCGGGGAGGCGCTGCCCCGGGCCCTGGCCGACGCCCTGACGGAGCCGGGCACACGCCTGTGGAACCTCTACGGCCCGACCGAGACCACCGTCTACTCGACGGGGGCCGAGGTCGAGGCGGGGTCCTCCGCGCCGCCGGACCTCGGCCCGGCCGTCGCCGGCAGTCGGGTGTACGTGCTGGACCGGTGGCTGCGGCCGGTGCCGCCGGGCGTGGTCGGTGAGGTCTGCATCGGCGGGGCGGGGGTCGGCCGGGGCTACGTCGGCGCGCCGGGCTGGACCGCCGGGCGGTTCGTGCCCGACCCGTTCACCCCGGGCGGCCGGCTCTACCGCAGCGGGGACCTGGGGCGGTGGCTGCCCAGCGGGCGCATCGAGCCGCTGGGGCGGGCCGACCGGCAGGTGAAGGTGCGCGGTTTCCGGGTCGAGACGGCGGAGGTGGAGGCGGTGCTGCGCGGCCACCCGCAGGTCCGCGACGCCGTCGTGACGGCCACGTCCGACGTGGACCACGACGGGGTGCGGCTGGTCGGGTACGTGGTCACCGACCCGCCCGCGACCGACCCGCCGGCCGGGCTGGCCGAGTACGCGCGCCGGTTCCTGCCCGCGCACATGGTGCCTGCGGTCCTCGTGGCGCTGCCCGAGGTGCCCCGGACCTCGCGCGGCAAGCTGGACCTGCGCGCCCTGCCGGTGCCGGCGAGGGGTGCCGGCCTCGGCGGGGCGCCGGTGGCTCCGCGTACCCCGCTGGAGCGGGAGTTGGCGGCGCTGGTGGCCGACCTGCTGGGCCTGCCCGGCCCGGTCGGGGTCGCCGACAACTTCTTCGTCCTGGGCGGGCACTCCGTGAAGGCCACCCAGCTGATGGCCCGGATCTGGACGGCGTACGGGATCGACCTGCCGGTCCGGACGCTCTTCGACGACCCGACCGTGGCCGGGCTGGCCGCGGCGGTCAGCGCCGCCGGGGCGGCGACCGCCAAGGGTGCCGGCGCGGCGGGCACCGGCGGCGCGGGATACCTCGACACGTTGACCGACGACGACGTCGACGACCTCCTCGCCAGCATGGACCGGCCCTCGGGGTGGGACGGATGA
- a CDS encoding non-ribosomal peptide synthetase, whose amino-acid sequence MNDSLQRYPALAVQRGMVLQTLRQPAGGVDVQQVTIRWDGPPDRDAFSAAWQAATRRHAVLRTAFEVDGEHGVAQVVLPTVAPDLRWRDAALADFLDADRHEPLDVGRAPLLRVTTLADHHVVVTFHHAILDGRSTRMLLDEVLADYAARRAGRASDPPPRPPYADFVRWWGTRDPSAGDAFWKEHLAGAPLPRALPGRLDADPDARGVPASDEIVLTRADSDRLRASAAGIGVGVAAVVHAAWALLRGGYGGVDDVTFAVTRSCRYGSVPGAEEILGLLLNTVPLRIRPDPRWTVRRFLADVADRIRRLREHQLTPLHTILDQAGLAPDTPLLDSLVVFERQRLATALAEGGPEAARRSARVHRMPGYPLTVHAFDEPALCLGVTWDDNRLLAASARRILAQLHHTVRELAERPDARLADLDLGAAGEAPLRAAWNVTRRPRPRDASIPEVFAARVADDPDATALVLADRTVSYAELDRAADRLAGTLRGYGVTGEAPVAVLLPRGEPLIRALLGVLKAGGAYLPVDPAAPPARIAGLLAASGTRLLLTTAGAAAALPDLGPVRVLDVDAPPGEPAPAGPPPGRIHPSQLACVLHTSGSTGTPKRVGITHRGVARLVSDPDFATLGPGERLLQFAPIAFDASTWEIWGALLTGATAVVAPPDPVDLDRLTALIRDGGVTVAFLTAGLFRQLAEEDVTALAGVRQLLTGGDVADPRAVRAVLTARAGLPLVNAYGPTENTTLTSCHLMSGAGPVGDRVPIGRPVPWTTVHVLDANGRPVPVGVAGELYTGGDGLARGYLGDPAATARAFVPDPQTPGGRLYRTGDVVRWRADGVLEFLGRRDEQVKIRGFRVEPGEVEAVLRAHPRVTAAAVGVRGDGPERHLVGYVTPAGPTAPTPAGLREHVAARLPAHLVPAAYVVLDRLPTTAYGKVDRAALPAPEPAGDDPDVAGPASPTEHRLAELWSRLLPGGRPPASIGRESGFFALGGNSLTVTRLMFRIREAFGVQLGVGPFYQAPTLAATAAAIDAASGPAQAGRGQAGPAMRRRDRVAHRDGRERPAHLARLTDGWALWRTVCLRGAGLPVDLLAPIGDAELAAAADRVVAARADGDPAGVAHAEAAYAAAYPAAVDRLTGALHAVAAHPRFREAVAWQNPHALRTGVDALLRRGADNPTRNTKHRQHEALVTSYLQRYCVKNDTIGFFGPVGWARIEPGAHIRVDPADPPALLAERTVYLEGWAVAAVLAPYASRLRPWLVPRLMPFLELAGTTLRVPLAAPVRLGDAEAAVLRACDGVRDATEVAAAVLAEPGSGARSTREVHEVLETLAAAHRIAWQPEVAPHDTRPEVTARARLARVTDEAVRAPALAALDELCAARDALAACAGDPDGLTAAMAALEATFTRLAGVPATRRAGTMYAGRTPVYEECLRAGTVGVGEASLDGIRDALGLVLESARWFTAAGATLYRRLCVDIYRRRAAELGTDVVPLADFWLLAGEALFHPPQRLTALLTAALHRRWADVLPLPADGRRVRLTAAQLAPAVAAAFPPGRPGWPTARQHSPDLMRAGDEWVLGELHPGVNTLRYATWIAYHPEADALRAALARDVGAGAVYPAETGQEGGVPTRQSNALTGPDDVRLVFAHDSFGHDPRRSLRVGECDLVEVAGGLRVRSRDGRFDADLTHVLGDVVGAGLSQLFRILPPAAHQPRITIDSLVVSREAWTFAAADLAFAETRDEALRFRQARAWAGAHGLPRHVFLRCAGERKPVHADLTSLASVDLVSRSVRRARRHAGDDATVSVVEMLPAPDQLWLTGPDGRYTAELRVVAVDGRGR is encoded by the coding sequence ATGAACGACAGCCTCCAGCGGTATCCGGCCCTCGCCGTGCAACGCGGCATGGTGCTGCAGACCCTGCGGCAGCCCGCCGGGGGCGTGGACGTCCAGCAGGTCACGATCAGGTGGGACGGCCCGCCGGATCGCGACGCGTTCAGCGCCGCCTGGCAGGCCGCGACGCGGCGGCACGCGGTGCTGCGTACGGCCTTCGAGGTCGACGGCGAGCACGGCGTGGCGCAAGTCGTGCTGCCCACCGTGGCGCCGGACCTGCGGTGGCGGGACGCGGCGCTCGCCGACTTCCTCGACGCCGACCGCCACGAGCCCCTCGACGTCGGCCGGGCGCCCCTGCTGCGGGTCACCACGCTGGCCGACCACCACGTCGTCGTCACCTTCCACCACGCGATCCTCGACGGCCGCTCCACCCGGATGCTGCTCGACGAGGTCCTCGCCGACTACGCCGCGCGCCGGGCCGGCCGCGCGTCCGATCCGCCGCCCCGGCCGCCGTACGCGGACTTCGTGCGGTGGTGGGGCACGCGCGACCCGAGCGCCGGCGACGCGTTCTGGAAGGAACACCTCGCCGGCGCCCCGCTGCCCCGGGCGCTGCCGGGCCGCCTCGACGCGGACCCCGACGCCCGCGGCGTGCCCGCCTCGGACGAGATCGTCCTGACCCGGGCGGACTCCGACCGGCTGCGCGCCTCGGCCGCCGGGATCGGCGTCGGCGTCGCCGCCGTGGTCCACGCGGCCTGGGCGCTGCTGCGCGGCGGCTACGGCGGGGTCGACGACGTGACGTTCGCGGTCACCAGATCCTGCCGGTACGGCAGCGTCCCGGGCGCCGAGGAGATCCTCGGGCTGCTGCTCAACACGGTGCCGCTGCGGATCCGCCCCGATCCACGGTGGACGGTGCGGCGGTTCCTCGCCGACGTGGCGGACCGGATCCGGCGGCTGCGCGAGCATCAGCTCACCCCGCTGCACACCATCCTCGACCAGGCGGGCCTGGCACCCGACACGCCGCTGCTGGACAGCCTCGTGGTCTTCGAACGGCAGCGACTGGCCACCGCCCTGGCCGAGGGCGGGCCGGAGGCGGCCCGACGCTCGGCGCGCGTCCACCGCATGCCCGGCTACCCGCTGACGGTGCACGCCTTCGACGAACCGGCGCTGTGCCTGGGCGTGACGTGGGACGACAACCGGCTGCTGGCCGCCTCGGCGCGGCGGATCCTCGCGCAACTGCACCACACCGTGCGCGAGCTGGCCGAACGGCCGGACGCCCGCCTCGCCGACCTGGATCTCGGCGCCGCCGGGGAGGCGCCGCTGCGCGCCGCCTGGAACGTCACCCGCCGGCCCCGCCCCCGCGACGCGTCCATCCCGGAGGTCTTCGCGGCCCGGGTCGCCGACGACCCCGACGCCACCGCCCTGGTCCTCGCCGACCGCACGGTCTCGTACGCCGAGCTGGACCGGGCGGCCGACCGGCTGGCCGGGACGCTGCGCGGGTACGGGGTGACCGGGGAGGCCCCCGTCGCCGTGCTGCTCCCCCGGGGCGAGCCGCTGATCCGGGCCCTGCTGGGCGTACTCAAGGCAGGCGGGGCGTACCTTCCCGTGGACCCGGCCGCCCCACCCGCCCGGATCGCGGGCCTCCTGGCCGCCAGCGGCACCCGCCTGCTGCTGACCACCGCCGGGGCCGCCGCCGCGCTGCCCGACCTGGGCCCGGTCCGGGTGCTGGACGTCGACGCGCCGCCCGGGGAACCCGCGCCGGCCGGACCGCCGCCGGGGCGGATCCACCCCTCGCAGCTCGCCTGCGTCCTGCACACCTCCGGCTCCACCGGGACGCCCAAGCGGGTCGGGATCACCCACCGGGGTGTGGCGCGGCTGGTGTCCGACCCGGACTTCGCCACTCTCGGGCCCGGCGAGCGGCTGCTCCAGTTCGCCCCGATCGCGTTCGACGCGTCCACCTGGGAGATCTGGGGCGCGCTGCTGACCGGCGCCACGGCGGTGGTCGCGCCGCCGGACCCGGTGGACCTCGACCGGCTGACCGCGCTGATCCGCGACGGCGGGGTCACGGTCGCCTTCCTCACCGCCGGGCTCTTCCGGCAGCTCGCCGAGGAGGACGTCACCGCGCTGGCGGGCGTACGGCAGCTGCTCACCGGCGGGGACGTGGCCGACCCGCGCGCGGTGCGCGCCGTACTCACCGCGCGCGCCGGGCTGCCGCTGGTCAACGCGTACGGGCCGACCGAGAACACCACGCTGACCAGTTGCCACCTGATGAGCGGGGCCGGGCCGGTGGGCGACCGGGTGCCGATCGGCCGGCCCGTGCCGTGGACCACCGTCCACGTGCTCGACGCAAACGGTCGGCCGGTGCCGGTCGGCGTGGCGGGCGAGCTGTACACCGGCGGCGACGGGCTGGCTCGCGGCTACCTCGGCGACCCGGCGGCGACCGCCCGGGCGTTCGTGCCGGACCCGCAGACGCCCGGTGGGCGCCTCTACCGCACCGGTGACGTCGTGCGCTGGCGCGCGGACGGCGTGCTGGAGTTCCTCGGCCGCCGCGACGAGCAGGTGAAGATCCGGGGGTTCCGGGTCGAGCCGGGCGAGGTGGAGGCGGTGCTGCGGGCACACCCGCGGGTCACGGCAGCGGCGGTGGGCGTACGGGGCGACGGCCCGGAGCGCCACCTGGTCGGCTACGTCACGCCGGCCGGCCCGACGGCGCCGACTCCGGCGGGCCTGCGTGAGCACGTCGCCGCCCGACTGCCGGCCCACCTCGTGCCGGCCGCGTACGTCGTCCTCGACCGGCTGCCGACGACCGCGTACGGCAAGGTCGACCGGGCCGCGTTGCCGGCGCCCGAACCCGCCGGGGATGATCCCGACGTCGCCGGGCCCGCCTCGCCGACCGAGCACCGGCTGGCCGAACTCTGGTCCCGGCTGCTGCCCGGCGGGCGCCCGCCCGCGAGCATCGGGCGGGAGAGCGGCTTCTTCGCCCTCGGCGGCAACTCGCTCACCGTCACCCGGCTGATGTTCCGCATCCGCGAGGCGTTCGGCGTGCAGCTGGGCGTGGGCCCGTTCTACCAGGCGCCGACCCTGGCGGCGACGGCGGCGGCGATCGACGCGGCGAGCGGACCGGCACAGGCCGGCCGGGGGCAGGCCGGGCCGGCGATGCGTCGCCGCGACCGCGTCGCGCACCGCGACGGGCGCGAGCGCCCCGCGCACCTGGCCCGGCTGACCGACGGGTGGGCGCTGTGGCGCACGGTCTGCCTGCGGGGCGCCGGCCTGCCCGTGGACCTGCTGGCCCCGATCGGCGACGCGGAACTCGCCGCCGCCGCCGACCGGGTGGTGGCGGCCCGGGCCGACGGGGACCCGGCCGGCGTCGCCCACGCCGAGGCGGCGTACGCGGCCGCGTACCCGGCGGCGGTCGACCGGCTCACCGGCGCGCTGCACGCGGTGGCGGCCCACCCCCGCTTCCGTGAGGCGGTGGCCTGGCAGAACCCGCACGCGCTGCGCACCGGCGTCGACGCGCTGCTGCGCCGGGGTGCCGACAACCCGACCCGCAACACCAAGCACCGCCAGCACGAGGCGCTGGTCACCAGCTATCTCCAGCGCTACTGCGTCAAGAACGACACCATCGGCTTCTTCGGGCCGGTCGGCTGGGCGCGGATCGAGCCGGGCGCGCACATACGGGTCGACCCCGCCGACCCGCCGGCGCTGCTGGCCGAGCGGACGGTCTACCTGGAGGGCTGGGCGGTCGCGGCGGTGCTGGCGCCGTACGCGTCCCGGCTGCGCCCGTGGCTCGTACCCCGGCTCATGCCCTTCCTGGAGCTGGCCGGGACGACGCTGCGGGTGCCGCTCGCCGCGCCGGTGCGGCTCGGCGACGCCGAGGCGGCGGTGCTGCGCGCCTGCGACGGGGTCCGCGACGCGACCGAGGTCGCGGCGGCGGTGCTGGCCGAGCCCGGGTCGGGAGCACGGTCGACGCGGGAGGTGCACGAGGTGCTGGAGACGTTGGCCGCGGCCCACCGGATCGCCTGGCAGCCGGAGGTGGCGCCGCACGACACCCGGCCGGAGGTGACCGCGCGGGCCCGGCTGGCCCGGGTCACCGACGAGGCCGTGCGCGCGCCCGCGCTCGCCGCCCTGGACGAGCTCTGCGCCGCCCGCGACGCGCTCGCCGCGTGTGCCGGCGACCCGGACGGGTTGACCGCCGCGATGGCCGCGCTGGAGGCCACGTTCACCCGGCTGGCCGGCGTCCCCGCCACCCGGCGCGCGGGCACGATGTACGCCGGGCGCACCCCCGTCTACGAGGAGTGCCTGCGCGCCGGCACGGTCGGCGTGGGCGAGGCGAGCCTCGACGGGATCCGCGACGCGCTCGGCCTGGTGCTGGAGAGCGCGCGCTGGTTCACCGCCGCCGGCGCGACGCTCTACCGCCGCCTCTGCGTCGACATCTACCGGCGTCGGGCCGCCGAGCTGGGCACCGACGTGGTCCCGCTGGCCGACTTCTGGCTGCTGGCCGGCGAGGCGCTGTTCCATCCACCGCAACGGCTGACCGCGCTGCTGACCGCCGCGCTGCACCGGCGCTGGGCCGACGTGCTGCCGCTGCCGGCGGACGGGCGACGCGTCCGGCTCACGGCGGCGCAGCTGGCCCCGGCGGTCGCCGCCGCCTTCCCGCCGGGGCGGCCCGGCTGGCCGACCGCGCGCCAGCACAGCCCGGACCTGATGCGCGCCGGCGACGAGTGGGTCCTGGGTGAGCTGCACCCGGGCGTCAACACCCTGCGGTACGCCACCTGGATCGCCTACCACCCGGAGGCGGACGCGCTGCGCGCCGCGCTGGCCCGGGACGTGGGCGCCGGGGCGGTCTATCCCGCCGAGACCGGCCAGGAGGGCGGCGTGCCGACCAGGCAGAGCAACGCGTTGACCGGACCGGACGACGTCCGGCTGGTGTTCGCGCACGACTCGTTCGGGCACGACCCGCGCCGCAGCCTGCGCGTCGGCGAGTGCGACCTGGTCGAGGTGGCCGGCGGGCTGCGCGTACGCTCGCGCGACGGGCGCTTCGACGCGGACCTGACGCACGTCCTCGGCGACGTCGTCGGCGCGGGGCTGTCCCAGCTCTTCCGCATCCTGCCCCCGGCGGCCCACCAGCCCCGGATCACCATCGACTCCCTGGTGGTCAGCCGCGAGGCGTGGACGTTCGCCGCCGCCGACCTCGCCTTCGCCGAAACCCGCGACGAGGCGCTGCGGTTCCGGCAGGCGCGGGCCTGGGCCGGCGCCCACGGCCTGCCGCGGCACGTGTTCCTGCGCTGCGCGGGCGAGCGGAAACCCGTGCACGCCGACCTGACCAGTCTCGCCTCGGTCGACCTGGTGTCCCGCTCGGTGCGCCGGGCCCGCCGGCACGCCGGCGACGACGCCACCGTCTCCGTGGTGGAGATGCTGCCGGCGCCGGACCAGCTCTGGCTCACCGGGCCCGACGGCCGGTACACCGCCGAGCTGCGGGTCGTGGCGGTCGACGGGCGGGGGCGCTGA
- a CDS encoding MbtH family protein — protein sequence MSADDDDTRTYAVVVNDEEQFSIWWDDRELPAGWRREGTTGTRAECLAHIDEVWTDMRPLSLRRWMDEHAATG from the coding sequence ATGAGCGCTGACGACGACGACACCCGGACGTACGCGGTGGTCGTGAACGACGAGGAACAGTTCTCGATCTGGTGGGACGACCGGGAACTGCCCGCCGGCTGGCGGCGCGAGGGCACCACCGGGACACGCGCCGAGTGCCTCGCCCACATCGACGAGGTGTGGACGGACATGCGGCCGCTGTCGTTGCGGCGCTGGATGGACGAGCACGCCGCGACCGGCTGA
- a CDS encoding MFS transporter gives MDGHRFAASRLLPPPGLPRAIAYQSAMVAVGSGTFLTGSIVFFTEVLGLSAWQIGVGFSIAGLAGVLTSLPLGALADRIGGQRSWALGALGSALTFAAYPLVRSFVGFVVLMVVAAATDSFANAGRTIYTADAMPAEDRVRTMAYARSYLNAGFTLGTGLGAVALAFDSPAALVAMVLLNSALSLLNAALVTRLPAAPVVRHDRTTTTSRWAVLKDLPYVTTAVLLAVMMFHAVILVEILPLWAITHTDAPKPLLGAMLALNTVLVITLQVPAARGADSLPGAARLIRRGALVTAIACPVAALAGRTGGWWTVVVLLGVVVLVTTTELWFSAALWFFQTNVPPAASRGVYLGTAQTVSSTADVFAPVGLTLLAIQTGGWGWWVVAAIFVGCALAAGPAVRWVARTPRIGDAAAPPGPSTPDPEPVVRPTSA, from the coding sequence ATGGACGGTCACCGATTCGCCGCGTCCCGGCTCCTGCCGCCGCCCGGGCTGCCCCGGGCGATCGCGTACCAGTCCGCCATGGTGGCCGTCGGCAGCGGCACCTTCCTCACCGGCAGCATCGTGTTCTTCACCGAGGTCCTCGGGCTCAGCGCCTGGCAGATCGGGGTCGGCTTCTCGATCGCGGGGCTCGCGGGGGTGCTCACCTCCCTGCCCCTGGGCGCGCTGGCCGACCGGATCGGCGGGCAGCGGTCCTGGGCCCTCGGCGCGCTCGGGTCGGCGCTGACGTTCGCCGCCTATCCGCTGGTGAGGTCCTTCGTGGGCTTCGTGGTGCTGATGGTGGTGGCCGCCGCCACCGACTCCTTCGCCAACGCCGGGCGCACCATCTACACCGCCGACGCCATGCCGGCCGAGGACCGGGTGCGCACGATGGCGTACGCGCGCTCGTACCTCAACGCCGGGTTCACCCTCGGCACCGGGCTCGGCGCCGTCGCGCTGGCGTTCGACTCCCCCGCCGCGCTCGTCGCCATGGTGCTGCTCAACTCGGCGTTGTCGCTGCTCAACGCCGCCCTCGTGACCCGGCTCCCGGCCGCGCCCGTGGTGCGGCACGACCGGACGACCACCACGTCGCGGTGGGCGGTGCTGAAGGACCTGCCGTACGTCACGACCGCCGTGCTCCTCGCCGTCATGATGTTCCACGCGGTGATCCTGGTCGAGATCCTGCCGCTCTGGGCGATCACCCACACCGACGCCCCCAAGCCGTTGCTCGGCGCGATGCTGGCCCTCAACACGGTGCTGGTGATCACGTTGCAGGTACCGGCGGCGCGCGGCGCCGACTCGCTTCCCGGTGCGGCCCGCCTGATCCGCCGGGGCGCCCTGGTCACCGCGATCGCCTGCCCGGTGGCCGCGCTCGCGGGCCGGACCGGCGGCTGGTGGACCGTCGTGGTGCTCCTCGGCGTCGTGGTGCTGGTGACGACCACCGAGCTGTGGTTCTCGGCCGCGCTCTGGTTCTTCCAGACCAACGTGCCGCCCGCCGCGTCGCGCGGGGTGTACCTCGGCACGGCGCAGACCGTCAGCTCGACGGCGGACGTCTTCGCGCCGGTGGGCCTGACGCTCCTGGCGATCCAGACCGGCGGCTGGGGCTGGTGGGTCGTCGCGGCGATCTTCGTGGGCTGCGCGCTCGCCGCCGGGCCGGCCGTCCGCTGGGTCGCCCGGACGCCCCGGATCGGCGACGCCGCCGCGCCGCCAGGGCCGTCCACACCGGATCCGGAGCCGGTCGTACGACCCACCTCCGCCTGA